Proteins encoded by one window of Anaerosalibacter sp. Marseille-P3206:
- a CDS encoding alpha/beta hydrolase family protein, giving the protein MGNLKLDDFTKYKFLSGLKYSPDGKYLGFVVHRMDVEENKYLSNIWLYDTLTKEYKQLTSLDSEKSFFWLDDSNIIFPATRNQKDKEQLEKGEEFTTYYQINIHGGEAVECFKVPISVSGIEKIDDKNYLVTGIYNHYKPDSSLFKEEKDYEVLDEIPFWSNGNGFTNKKRNRLYKFNSATGDITPITDEFTDIGLLKLNQNKTKAVIISNHYRDKMTKNSNLYLYDIIEDKLEDLTHEEQFSYSYVDFLGDNIIFAGSDMKDYGINQNSNFYTLDIKTKAVEKICDYDYSIWNSVGSDCRYGGNRTFKVDGKYLYFVSTEWNSSYIKRIDEKGNVEKVTTDGGSIDGFDILNGNIHFMGLKNMKLQELYALKDGKEVQLTSFNEWVIETKDISKPERITFETEDGTTIEGWILRPVDFDLNKKYPGILDIHGGPKTVYGEVFNHEMQYWVNQGYVVFFLNPRGSDGRGNEFADIRGKYGTIDYDDIMKFTDLVLEKYPFIDSNRLGVTGGSYGGFMTNWIIGHTDRFKAAASQRSISNWISKFCTTDIGYYFVDDQQAATPWGDVDKLWFHSPLKYADKAVTPTLFIHSEEDYRCWLAEGIQMFTALKYHGIDARLCMFRGENHELSRSGKPKHRIRRLTEITNWMDKYLK; this is encoded by the coding sequence ATGGGAAACTTAAAACTTGATGATTTTACAAAGTATAAATTTCTTTCTGGTCTAAAATATTCTCCAGATGGAAAATACTTAGGATTTGTTGTGCATAGAATGGATGTAGAAGAAAACAAATATTTATCGAACATATGGCTGTATGATACATTAACAAAGGAATATAAACAACTTACCTCTCTTGACAGTGAAAAAAGCTTTTTTTGGTTAGATGATTCTAATATTATCTTCCCCGCTACTAGAAATCAAAAGGACAAAGAACAATTGGAAAAGGGAGAAGAATTCACTACCTATTACCAAATAAATATTCACGGTGGTGAAGCTGTAGAATGCTTTAAAGTACCTATTTCTGTATCAGGTATTGAAAAAATAGACGATAAAAATTATTTAGTAACAGGAATATATAATCACTATAAACCTGATTCCAGCTTATTTAAAGAAGAAAAAGATTATGAAGTATTAGATGAAATCCCTTTCTGGTCTAATGGAAACGGATTTACAAATAAGAAAAGAAATAGATTATATAAATTCAATAGCGCAACTGGTGATATTACACCAATTACTGATGAATTTACAGATATTGGTTTGCTTAAATTAAATCAAAACAAAACAAAGGCAGTAATTATATCAAATCATTATAGAGACAAAATGACTAAAAATTCAAATTTATATCTATATGACATAATAGAAGATAAGCTTGAAGATTTAACCCATGAAGAACAATTTAGCTATTCTTATGTAGATTTCTTAGGAGATAATATAATATTTGCTGGAAGTGATATGAAAGATTATGGAATAAATCAAAACAGCAATTTCTACACATTAGATATAAAAACAAAAGCAGTTGAAAAAATATGTGATTACGACTATAGTATTTGGAATTCTGTTGGTTCTGATTGTAGATATGGAGGAAATAGAACTTTTAAAGTTGATGGTAAGTATCTATATTTTGTTTCTACTGAATGGAATTCTTCATATATAAAGAGAATTGATGAAAAAGGAAATGTTGAAAAGGTAACTACTGATGGTGGTTCTATTGATGGATTTGATATCCTAAATGGAAATATCCATTTTATGGGTCTTAAAAACATGAAACTTCAAGAACTATATGCCCTTAAAGATGGAAAAGAAGTACAACTGACTTCATTTAATGAATGGGTTATAGAGACAAAAGATATATCAAAGCCAGAAAGAATTACTTTTGAAACAGAAGATGGTACAACTATTGAAGGTTGGATATTAAGACCAGTAGATTTTGATCTAAATAAAAAATATCCTGGAATACTTGATATCCATGGTGGCCCTAAAACTGTCTACGGAGAAGTTTTCAATCATGAAATGCAATACTGGGTAAATCAAGGCTATGTAGTATTCTTCTTAAATCCTAGAGGAAGTGATGGAAGAGGAAATGAATTTGCAGATATAAGAGGAAAGTATGGCACTATTGACTATGACGATATTATGAAATTTACAGATTTAGTATTGGAAAAATATCCATTTATTGATTCAAATAGATTGGGTGTAACAGGTGGTTCCTATGGTGGATTTATGACCAACTGGATAATAGGTCATACAGATAGATTTAAAGCTGCTGCTAGCCAAAGAAGTATCTCCAACTGGATTTCTAAGTTTTGTACTACTGATATAGGATATTACTTTGTAGATGACCAACAAGCTGCTACCCCTTGGGGTGATGTAGACAAACTATGGTTCCACTCACCACTTAAATATGCAGACAAGGCAGTGACACCTACACTATTCATTCACTCTGAAGAAGATTATCGTTGTTGGTTAGCTGAAGGGATTCAAATGTTTACTGCATTAAAATATCATGGAATAGACGCAAGACTTTGTATGTTCCGTGGAGAAAATCATGAGTTAAGTAGAAGTGGAAAACCAAAACATAGAATCAGAAGATTAACCGAAATCACTAATTGGATGGATAAATATTTGAAGTAA
- the cobO gene encoding cob(I)yrinic acid a,c-diamide adenosyltransferase, translating to MEKGYVHVYTGNGKGKTTASLGLSIRAYLAGKKVFFGQFVKGMEYSELNIEKYLKGFKIHQFGRDCFIYKDPTEEDIRVAREGLKVFEKVLKSGEYDLVVLDELNIALYYKLFTVEEAVNIIKERAPHVEVVITGRNAPKEILELADLVTEMKEVKHYYNDGVMARKGIEF from the coding sequence ATGGAAAAGGGATATGTACATGTTTATACTGGAAATGGTAAGGGGAAGACTACTGCAAGTTTAGGACTTTCTATTAGGGCTTATCTAGCAGGGAAGAAAGTATTTTTTGGACAGTTTGTAAAGGGTATGGAATACAGTGAATTAAATATAGAAAAATATTTAAAAGGTTTTAAGATTCATCAATTTGGTAGAGATTGTTTTATATATAAAGATCCTACTGAAGAAGACATACGGGTAGCAAGAGAAGGTTTGAAAGTATTTGAAAAGGTTTTAAAAAGTGGAGAATATGACTTGGTCGTATTGGATGAATTAAATATAGCTCTTTATTACAAATTATTTACAGTTGAGGAAGCTGTAAATATAATCAAGGAAAGAGCACCTCATGTAGAAGTAGTTATCACAGGAAGAAATGCACCTAAGGAGATACTTGAGTTAGCAGATTTAGTTACAGAGATGAAAGAAGTAAAACATTATTATAATGATGGAGTAATGGCAAGAAAGGGAATAGAATTTTAA
- a CDS encoding peroxiredoxin: MEERRMPLLGEKFPSMEVVTTHGVKKIPEDYQGKWFVLFSHPGDFTPVCTTEFIEFSERAEEFKALNTELIGLSVDQVFSHMKWVEWIKEKANVEVPFPVIADELGRVSNQLGMIHPGKGTNTVRAVFIVDDKANIRLIMYYPQEAGRNVDEVLRVVNALQTTDKYKVAAPEKWPNNKHLGDKVIVPPAANEKAAKERLEAAKNGEFECLDWWFCYKNLNK, encoded by the coding sequence ATGGAAGAAAGAAGAATGCCGTTATTAGGAGAAAAGTTTCCATCTATGGAGGTAGTAACAACACACGGAGTAAAGAAAATACCAGAAGATTATCAAGGAAAATGGTTTGTATTATTTAGCCATCCAGGAGATTTTACACCAGTATGTACAACAGAGTTTATAGAGTTCTCAGAAAGAGCTGAAGAATTCAAAGCATTAAACACTGAACTTATTGGTCTATCAGTGGATCAAGTATTCTCACACATGAAATGGGTGGAATGGATAAAGGAAAAAGCAAATGTAGAAGTACCATTCCCAGTTATTGCTGATGAACTTGGAAGAGTATCAAATCAACTTGGTATGATTCATCCTGGCAAAGGAACAAATACAGTAAGAGCTGTATTCATAGTTGACGACAAAGCTAATATAAGACTTATAATGTACTATCCACAAGAAGCAGGAAGAAATGTAGATGAAGTGCTTAGAGTTGTAAATGCTCTTCAAACTACAGACAAATATAAAGTTGCAGCTCCAGAAAAATGGCCAAACAATAAACATTTAGGAGATAAAGTAATAGTTCCTCCAGCTGCAAACGAAAAGGCTGCTAAAGAAAGATTAGAAGCTGCTAAAAATGGAGAATTTGAATGTCTAGATTGGTGGTTCTGCTACAAGAATTTAAATAAGTAA